A window of Branchiostoma floridae strain S238N-H82 chromosome 9, Bfl_VNyyK, whole genome shotgun sequence genomic DNA:
AGTTTCTGACCGGCAGCCATTTTTTTCCGGTAAACCCGCGATTTCGTAATGAAAACCAGCTGTTTCTGACAGAACCACAGCCGCGGGTGCGCTGGTCACGTGTTGTCTGTTgctagggccatgttgattagaTGATGTGGAGCACATCCACACGCGCATCAATTTTAAGacgttttcaaaaaaaaaacagtttttggtcatactgtaaattgtacaaagcagctagaaaatgaacaaatatatgccgtaaattcggaaaaaaattataaaaaatatcGCAGGAatgtagtagtagtcgggattcGTGCAGCTTCGTAAACGGTATCGGTTCTTAGTTCGTCTCCGTGGTTGACATAGCCAGTATCTGTTGCCTTGCGGGTGTAACGTTATTCACCTTGAATATTCACCTTGACGAAGAAACAGCCAGTCGGTACCCGTttagagtaatgaggctgtGCAAAAGTTGGACTGCGGGGCTGTAGCATGCGGGGTTATGGCATGCTTTGGACATTTCATGAAAGTTTTCTATCCCGTGCCACATCCAAGGCCGTTCAAAAATCTTTCTTGTCTCATCTGAAATTTTGTTGTTCAAAATAAGTCTTAAACCATTCTCACTCACAATGTTTCACTCACAATGTTTCAGACGTTTGTGCGATGTATTTCAATATCATCATTGTGAAGAAATACAAAGCATAGTGGAATACGGTCTATATGAAAATCTATAAACTTAGACCTACCAATCAGATTCTGACAATTCCAGGGCTTTGATGTGCTAGAAGCGATCGCGACAGTGCCCTGCTAAAACGTCGCCTAGCGGGATAGAAGAGAACTGATGGGTATTTTACCCAGTTGTTACATTCCGCTAGTTAGCGCTGTTGCGTAGTAAGGCGTTCGCGAAACAATTGAACATGTACAAACCACAGACTTGCTTAGGACTGGAGTGGGTTGGATGTATTGTTACCGATTTCCGCCTTATCATTTCTCTTCAACGCTTGAAGAAGCCGTTATAGCGGAGGAGCAATTACATACATAAGAAAAGGTCAACGCCCTTGCGTGCTTGATCAGCTTGCAAACAGGGCAACATTCGTGAGAGCAAAGGATTTGGCCAGGTAACTGTTAACATATATCCTGGACGTGACGCATTTCCTTTGATATTGAATAACACTTTGTTCCAAACCAGATCTAAACTTAAGGGACTGGAGTACTGTTTGTACGTGcctgtatgtgcgtgtgtgtgtgtgtgtgtgtgtgtatgatagtgtgtgtgtgtgtgtttgtgtgtgtgtgtgtgtgcatgtgtgtgcgtttatgtgcacgtgtgtgtgtgtgtgtgtgtgtgtatgtgtgtgtgtgtgtgtgaaaggcGACgtttgccatctctgattgccttctTGTTCACTTCACGAAGATAAAGTGTAGCCATGTATACCAATATATATTTTTCCCTTTTTCCGTGAACCATTGCATGAAGATTAACGTCTTGGCTAAAGCGACCACAAGGAGTCTGTGTTACATTAGAAATCCGCTGGCACGCACAGCTATATCTTGGAATAGCGTGATGAAAGAAAAGGATACGCCAATTAACCTGTTCTCCTGAAATAGGAAATGTCTTCACATGCCAGCATCTCCCACCCCTGCTGAAGGGCTGTCAATTGGAAGTGTTTCAGCAATACATTCCTTTCATAGCTAATTAAAGCATGAAAGACTAATCATAGAACTGTACGTACCCCTGACTTGACAGTTTTCTCTCTAATGGTTACTATAGTATGCAGCTTTACAGGCAACCGCTACATGTAAAGGTGcccagaatttaaaaaaaactaaaggcGTCCAggataaaaaaaagattatttctAAAGGTAAGGCCTGTCAACACATGGCCCTATAGAACGCACGTTCTAACCAGAATCTTGACATTCGCACAGTCGCACAATCATATGTTCTCCGTAAGAAGGAAGCCTACGCCTTCCTCCTGCAAAATCAGTAATGCTTATCGTACCACGGTGTCATTTGCGTATGTATGGTATCAACCGGGAGAgtgacagacagagacagagaagacagagagatagggagggagagagagaggaggaaACGGGACAGAGAAGGGGAGAGATACTGACAGACAAGAGACGCAGAGAGGGAAAAATagatagagagacagagagaaagacaggTAGAGAGACATGCAGAGAGGAGAGgaaacagagacagagacagacagacagaaacggATCAAGCCACCCAAAGTACACGTACTAAAACGCACTGACGTCTAGTCTTACCGACCTGTATACTTAAAGGTCAATCAGTGACCTCAACATCGTCAATGCCCTACTTGACCCCTATAACAGTGTACTTATCAAACACTTGAGTGGTTCGTTTAGTTACATATCTCTCTGGACTGATGACGTTTGAACCGGCGGATGACGATGTAATAAAGATGAAAGCCTTTGTTGTTCCATGTCCTGTTCACCCAAGCATTAAATCACATTGCCTACGCTATAGGTCGGTGAAAACTCCAGGTCGACTTGAGGAAAACACAATTGCTTATAAAGTATTAATACTACCGCATTAtccaatacaaatgtacttttagtTAAGGAAAACAAGTAAAGAGTGTCAAAGTATAGACTTTTGATTCAACGATGATTGAGAATGTTATCAACATGACTATAAgtaagcatttttttaaatgctaTTTTATCGCTACTGAATGTAGACTTCGCAGTGGACGCATATCTATGAAATCTTCTGGTTGAATTATTTTCTTGTCAAGCCATTTTCTGACAGCCGGATTGTTCATTGTCGGAGAGACTTGTTTTGCAACCTTGTCGTATCATTTTCTGCGGTTAGCTGAAGTTAGTTGACCCCTAACTGCCTAAGGCCGTGTAATGTATATCCTGTGCGTTTCTTAAGGCTAACAATGGCTAAATATCTGCTGTGTACTGTAAAGACCTGTAAACAACACGTTGTGGCCCGGGGCCAAGTCAAACAAAGTAAGAACACATGGCGGTTAGGTCACCTCAACACTGGACGGAAACCGCTGAGTGACCGTTGGCACGATCGCTGAACGACCAAAAGTGAATTTGTATGACTATGACAAATACGATAGATATCACAATAGAAATTGAAcatgatgtaaaagtatgatttgaaagatATACCAAACCAAAGAATGCTTAGGAAATATCAGAATACACACTTTTCAATCAAATTTGCTTGAACTTCCAGTGAGAGTTTTTATCACTCAATGAGCAGTTGTGGCCTCTGTGGAAGGGAGGTGTACGTAAGTACGCGATAACaaataaaatctatttttacGAATATGTATGAATGAACTGTGCGACACACTGTACAGTAGACCCTATTTCTAAAGGCCTACTATGTGAATCTGCAAAATTAATGTGGGGGAAGAATGATAGTTGAAACACAAGGTTGCCATAGAAATAGCCACTTTTAACGCATACTAGCATATTTGCCAGTCTTACACTAGTGATTCATacaaacaatctttattgacacgacaaaagtacagcgactttcgtaaggtctacatgtataacaactatttacagtacaactaaacacacatatatggatatctataggtatgattaaatcaacatatagggtctagcatgtcattaacactattagttctacggtataaacattcgtggatatatttacctgcttgtacacagtgagggttatcgcctcccagaatgtagttgaatttatctatcgaacagagagtagcaaattctttagaacaagcggaaagtaatgtgaacagctctgtgcgtttatcattatatcgagaacaatccataacaaacatgacaaagtgacgttcgtcttcgatctcattcgggcaaaatggacaaaacctctggtcacggggaattttagtatatcttccggcttctatatttagtttgtgactactgattctcatctttgtaattgctctacgaagttcgaaactgtgtacattcgaaagatacttcttttgtccgtatctttcctttagcgtagaataaatgcaaacttttgagttattctggattCATATTTGTGTATTTCAGACATCGATCGGGTTATCCAACAATGCACCCTTTGAGTCATGTATAAACGGCTCCCTCAACGTGTTATCGGGTATTCAACCGGTTAATTGGCCGTTTAAATGGGGGTTGTCTTCTTTTATTCGGCCCACCGTCTCACCTAAATAGTCTGAAGGGTCATAAGAATAATGATCTGACACTCGTACATGCTTTTCTGTGATCACAAATTGTTTTGTTGCGGAAACTTGCTCTTGACAAAATATAAACACTTCTTGTCCGCCGATTCGTAAGACTGCATGCCAATACCATACCTGTGTGTCGAAGATATTATCATTTCAAACGCATGACTTTTTGAGCAAAACCGGGACAAAACAATCTATTTTTGATTCTCATGAATAACAACAAGTAAACTGACCGCTGTTATTTTAAGCCTAAGTGAGCCTAAAAAATGTTGAGTTCAGATTTCCCGTCACCGGAAGTCCGCTTCCTTGTGTTGTTTACGCTTTCTTGGCTGGGTAAACAAAGTCATGGTGAAAATTATATAGAACATTGTCAACTAATGATGAGTGTGACATCAATTTAAAATCTAAAATGCTTTGAATTCCATTCTGACACGATCATTGGGAGGCAAtggtttgttcattcattcatcaatccAATCATTCattggttgtttgtttttttcgttCGTCCATCCTGTGCATGAACACGAGAGTGTTTCTACCGAAGTATCGATCAACTGTAAATATTTGAGAAGAAATGGTGACTTTTAGGTAATCAAAATGAATTCCTTTTCCCTtaactttgaaacaaactttcCCTTGGTTTTATATCTTGTCTATGTTATTTGCTTGTAACCAGTAAGATTTCGAATTTCGTGTTTAACGTCAAATTTAACATACCAGACATTTGCTAAACAGGCCCTTAAAACAAATTGCAGTGTGGGCCACATGAGCTTTTGTTTAGCGACAAACACATAACAAATAGGCCCTTGTTAGAACGGTAAAGATAGACGGTGTACCAAAAATAAAAACCCACTGCTGACTTACTTTAAAAGCGTTAAACTCACCTCGTGAAACAAGTTTAGAAAAAATCAAAGGTTTGTCACTGACAACTTGGTCAAGGCCGATATTAAGGATGGAGACCTCTGtgcgaccaaaattggatttgaatTAACTATATGTATTTAATATAAACTAGATACAGTACATGATGTAATAGTATTGTgattttaaaagacaacaaaaacacacaaaacttaaCAAAACACGCGTCTCTATCAATGAAATTCGTGTCAGCCACTCAGTGGTTTCCGCCACGGTGGAATGGAGGTTTAACCGACCTAGATAAACACACCGTACATAACCTATCTGTTCAGAAACAGTCACGCTCTTGTGTTTCCAATTCCCGCCCTCAGGAAGCCGCTAGTTGAGTTGGAAAGCCGCCGGAAGATAAGCTGGGCGACAGGTCTGACGCAGGTGGCATTGTTCGGCCTTCCGAGCTCACTCGAGCGCGTGCTCGGTCGTTTCCGGCGTTCCTCGGTAATTTCCGGCAGCCAAGCACATATAAGTTTCCGTCGCGCTCTGGAATCCTCACAGTACACTTCGGTGCAAGGCGAAGAAGGGACAACATAGGAGCTAGAAAACACAATCAGGACTTTTGCAACAGGTGTTGAAACTGCGCCGAGAGAGAAATGGCGGACGTTACGCTGAAACTCGTGGTGCTCTTTGTGACGTTCTACCTGACATCGACGTCGCCAGTCAGTGACGACAGACAGAAAAGACAGCTGAGTCCCGATGTAAGTACAATCTCTTAAGCACAAGTTATCTGTGTTGATTGTTTGCATTCAAACAGCGTTGGAACAGGCCCTATATGGCGACCTTTGATCTGTAACGTTTATACCTCCCTCACAtttagcgaaaatcgatcggacgacgagtctgcgagctctaaattacgaggaggcatgaccctattgccgacgaagaaatggcagagttcccacCTTCCCatcagagtcatgcctccttgtaatttagagctcgcacactcgtcgtccgatcgattttcgctacatgtgaggggggtataaggaggACAACAAAAAAAGACTTCGGAGTTTCCTCGCttagtttttgttgtctttgttttaaAGTTTCCTAGAAATGTCTCTTCCGAAGATTGCTTATTTTCATAACAAACGCGACCTGTCCTTTGAAAGGCAATTCCTGATAGAAAACAATGACGTCTTTCCTGACGACTTCTTATTTGCAAACTTGCAGTTTCCGGTGTCACCCGGGGGACGAGGTCCGTTCTACCCAGAACCGCCTGGGTACGAGAGTCCACTGGCCGAAATCAGCATGGCCACGGaagaaatgaaggaaggaatggTAGGTCAATAATTTCTATCTCTATTAAATGGGGAGGGGCGGGtattgataatctccaagcagatcatacggtagcataagatagtatcaaaagctggcagaggagtgaagccagcttaGGAGTGTGGCtgtgactacactccttggccagtgtggtactatcttatgccgcgatgattgtaggatctgcttggagattagggcaTTGATACGATGACACAATGACTTTgggttttttttcctatttcatTCCATGACTCTTCATTTAATCATCGTTATCATCGAAGTCACTGTCTCACTCTCAGCATTTATGGCCGTTGCGCATGCACATAAGAAATGTCTATATGGGCTGTGGCTGCCGTTGATGACGTAATAAACTGTGTCCATGTAAAAAACAGACATTCCTTCGTATAGTTGCCAGGATGCTTCTACCTGACACAAAACAGTTTACCGCAAGCCTTTTGTCAAGGTACATGCACGAAATGGACCTGCAGAGATCAACTATTCTTATATATTATATGGtgtatgaaagaaagaaagcgtCTACAGGGGTTTCTGGCTGTCGTTTCTATCATACAGCTTTTTTTGTCAGATCCCCAAGCAACTGTAAAAGTAGAAAAGTCTAACGCCCTCCCCCAATGCAAAGCGTATTGACCCTGTTTCCTGTTACTTTCTCCTGAACATAAGGTTCTTATCTCGACGCCAGGGCCACTTTTGCTTTCGCGAAGTTTGTTATCGGGCTACAGACTTTTTGCTATCAGTTAGGTCAGACGGCGCCACACTCTCAAGGACCTTCGGTGCATCTttatgtctttctttctttccttctttcttactttttctttctttttctttctttcttttctttttcccaTTTCCACAAAATTCTTCGCTGTTTCTTTCCTCTCATTCACAAAAGGTTATCTTGCGGTGGCAAGGTATTCTTGTGGTTAGAGCTAATAATGTAGAATctaaggttctgggtttgaatcccttgaAGGCCCCAGCACATGATGTGCCCTTTGGAGAGGCAGTTTACACCTAACTTAGAATGATTAAAGCATTGAATGGATGACTGAATGAttaaatgaaggaaggaaggaatatgattattacagaaataaatgaaggaatgaatatTTTTTGTTACAGAAATTCCTAGAGAATTACGGCTACCTGAGGGAAGAGGACATGCGTGACGACATCGCCTCCATCAGTGACGTATCAGCCGCCATCAAGCTGGTGCAGTACAACTACGGACTGCGCATGACCGGAAGGATGGACGAGTCCACTCTGGAGGCCATGAGGAGGCCTCGCTGCGGGATGTATGACATCATCGCCGATTACCAACTCTCCGGGACCAAGTGGGAGAAAAATCACATCACTTACAGGTGAGAAAAGGAAAACTGTATATTAACACTTTTTCCCACTTGACAAAACGTTGACACGCTGTCTTTTGTTCCTCCCGACACACACCCATATACACTCACTCACCGAcaaacacagagacagacagacacgccaTATATAAAACTTCGCTGCCCTAAGAGTGAAGTAAATGTCTAAAGAATTAATCTTAGCTTCCATAGGCGAATAAACTGACCACGGTTAGATCCTATGGCCTAATTCGCATCAACCTTATGGCAGATCTGTTATAAGCTCAATTCTGTCTGTGTTGTGATTTTCTTTTCTAAGAATTTGCTTTGCCTTTCCATCTAAATCGATCATTTGCAAGGTCCTTCCAATGTTCGCGGGTGAGAACTGAGCCTTTAAGCCCCCTTTCGCATACGTCTTGAAGCAGATTGTACTTTGTTATTAGGGACACTACCGGAACTAAGGATTTCAATGACGAAAGTACATATAAgttcactgatgaaggatagggaggagtggagaaggagggtccagcatgcttcccgtGCTGGCATCTTATGATGTCCTCGACTGATCTGAACTGAATGATTAGCATACTCCATTGTACATAACAACATAACGTTTTGTTTATTAGTCTAGGATGTTGAGCTTTATTTTATACCTCTATTTGGTACTTTATATAATAGTAtataatagttgttgccatacatcgtaccgtgtacaattgtcgtgcgataaagttttgttttgataaacaatCATCTGTTTTTCCCGACACAGGATCGAGAACTTCACCCCGTACCTGACCGAGCAGGAGGTGCGGGACACGGTACGGACGGCCTTCGGGGTCTGGTCCGACTACACCCCGCTCACCTTCTCGGAGGTGCGCGATCGCGACAGGACTGACGTGGACATCCTGGTCGAGTTCACGAGCGGCGACCACGGAGACAACTCGCCTTTTGACGGGAGGTAAGGGCCTGTCAGATATGACGACAAATTGAATACCGTAAGGCCACACtgaattatatggatgatatcctctggaaacccacaaacaaacaaaaatccaacaaaacaaaatgccacTAAACCACATACAGGACTAAATAAATATCCAGTTCTTTATTTTATATTAGTGTTATGTTCACCtgcagtaagactgtaagagaagATGGTCGCCATTTCAATATTGgtatattgccattcttgttttgAAAGGGGGACAATGGCACTGTGACCCCATACCCTGACCATGTGTCACCTTACCCTGGAGGGCAGCTCCTCTGGCATGCGTGAAGTCCTgtttgaccagggatgctagaATTGTGGCCACAGTTTCTTTTTAGAGCAAGCGAAATctaggggatgtcatccataaaattaaggtAGTGTGGCCTAAGAcgaaaaaatatatatcactACGTGCAGGGTAAACCACGTGACTGGTAATTTGAGTTTGATGAAGAAATTGACAAAACTGCCGAtaatttgaccaaaaaaggcgTTTGTTCTGTAGAACCAACATGTTAATCTGGTACTTTTCCCCAGGTACGTTCCGGGTACAGGAAGGGGCCAGAACCTGGCGCATGCGTTCCAACCGCCACGTGACTCGCACTCCTACCGCATTGACGGCGACTCTCACTTCGACGGGGACGAGGAGTGGACACTCAACACGGACAGAGGTGAGGAGCGGTCCAATAAAGCTCTCTCGCACTTCAGAAttcgcatgtgcagcgacaggaattgtggttAATATGCCAAGGGTGAGGGCCTTGAGACATGAATAGAAGACGTCTAGAAAATGGTAGAGGCAAGAGCTTTTTTCAAGTTAAAGGCCTTCACCgttgacatatcacccacaattcctttcgctgcacatgcgtactcggaagtgGGGAAAAGTTTATCGATACAGAAAATAGATTGATCAAATTATTATTGTGTCGATTGATTGATCTGTTAATTAGTTTGTTTGGTGAGTGATGGATAGATTGATTGATCATCGATTGATTGatccattgattgattgattgattgtttgatttagtgtttgattgattgattgattgattgattgatggttggttgatggttggttggttggttggttggttggttggttggttggttggttggttggttggttggttggttggttggttggttgattgattgattgattgatttgtggggccgcgtagcacagtggtagtgtactcggcccgtgaccgagaggtcgccggttcgaatccgcctgccgtgttgccggtcttgtgcccttgggaaaggcactttacacgactttcctcactttactcaagtgaaaaaaaatgagtcgtccctcggataggacgttaaatggaggtcccgtgtatggggagagccataccccatgcacgttaaagaacccccacacgtgcgatggtgcggtgtgcgttggtgcaaatccttctgtcggaagttggtgattcacttcaaatcacccggatggaggcctggcgacctctgtctcgtatcagccacatggtgatctacatcattcacccggacgggtgtgtcaccccgtaaggggcggtataacccgtcgttgtgcgaacatgtgcgaacatgtatatagggctcccttggaaatcagttactacgttaactgaagggactaccctaaagatcaatagataaatgaataaataaataaattgattgACAATGTAACTGTTTCACCCAGGCGTGAACCTGCTGATTGTGGCTATTCACGAGTTCGGGCACGCCCTGGGCATCAGCCACACGCCTACCCTGGGCGCCATCATGTTCCCCGCTTACGTGTACCAGGAGGAGCCCTGCATCCACCCGGACGACAAGGCCGCCATCCAGGAACTATACGGTCAGTTCCTTTTTTCTCCAATAACCTAATcttacagtagcataagatagtatcaaaagctgccagagaagTGAAGTGAAGATTTCTATGTCTgttaaagagaagaaaacaacaccGTTAAAAGCATGAACTTTTCTCTTTAGGAGCTCAAGAAGTTCCCAACCCCACCCTTCCTATGTGTACCATTGCGCCGGAGAAGTGCAACACTCGGGAATTTGACGCCACCTTGCGATTCCGCGGAGAATTGTTCTTCTTCAAGGTAAACAAAATATAGGTTAAACCAAAAGAGGTCCACAGGCAGATacattgatatgatatgacataGATATAGACATATAACACTACACATATACAATAAAAGTTGAGGAAGAACCCGAATGAACCTATTTTACTTCTGTACAAGTGAAAGGATAGTTATCATTAACCATtagttgtttcttctttttcttaagaACTTTAAGAAGCAAAACTTAGACGTAAATTGAATGACCTgattctatttttttcaggatgaGTATTGGTTCCGGGTCAACGGACGTACAGGTCGCATTTCCGGTCCCGATCCCGTGCGACACTTCTGGGCGGACCTACCCAAAAAGCTGGACGCCGCGTACGAACGAGTTTCGGATGGGAAACTTCTCTTCTTCAGTGGTGAGTCAACCTTACACAATGGCCAGTTGTGGTTATTTGCAAACGTCGGTCACAGTGTGGCCACATTCTACAACTACTAGCTAGACGAAAAACATTATGCTTCAATCCAGTAAGCTACTTCGCAGAACGAATTTAATGCGCTTTTTCCTATTTTTCCTTCCCAGGTAACCAGTACTGGCAGTATGACGGCACAACTCCCGAGGCAGACAACCCCCGGCCCCTGTCCGATTTCGGCCTGCCCGTGAGCTCCATCGACGGCGCGCTGCCGTGGCGCCCGTCCGGGAAGACGTACTTCTTCAAGGGCGACCAGTACTGGCGCTACGACGAGGAGAACGCACGCATGGACGATGGCTATCCGCGCCCCCTGGCGGTTTGGCGAGGACTGCGCCGCCTCGGCAGGGTGGACGCTGTGTTTGAAGGGGCTACTGGCGATGGTacgttggatggatggatgaaactttgaaactttattagaataaccattagcgctagtcttcctggtattcattcacagagacgatacattatacaaacatggtTGGCAACTAGACAAGTCACAAACACAtctaaatcaataacatatttacaatatacataatttaaaaattgacaatCCTGTCGCACAGTGCTTGTAACTACTGGTGGAAGTATTTGTGCAAACCATCCTTAAACACTCTCAGGGATTGTGtggattgcatgacaattggaaGGTTATTCCACACACTGACAGCCCTGTACATGAAACACTTCATCAGTGCGTTAGTTCTAGGTTTCTCTAACAGAAAAGATTGTTTAGCAGCAAAACGGGTTCTGTAACTATGCAAGTTGTTGACCGAACGCAGTTGCCTACTGATACAAATTGGTTCGTTTGTGAGTGTTATCCTTTTAAATGTTGTCATGGTGTTTATTAACAGTCTCGTGTGCACAGGTTTCCACTTTGGCTTCGACTGAAACAGACGAGTTGCCTTGTTCTGCATTCGTTGCAGAAGGTTTATGTTAGTTTTAGTTGTGCATGACCAAACTGGGCTGCAATAATCGATGTGTGATAGTACAAGGCATtctatggatggatggatggatggatggatggatggatggatggatggatggatggatggatggatggatggatggatggatatcTTTTATTGAGGGcatatttgattgattgattgattgattgattgattggttggttggtttattgattgattggttggttgattgatcgatcggtcggttggttggttggttggttggttggttggttggttggttagttgattgattgattgattgattgattgactaaGTGATCACAAGGAATTTGAAATAACATTGATAACAATCTAATCGGGCCCACAGAAAGCCACAACCCACACTGCACATTGGCCCATCTTTTTCTT
This region includes:
- the LOC118423455 gene encoding 72 kDa type IV collagenase-like, translated to MADVTLKLVVLFVTFYLTSTSPVSDDRQKRQLSPDFPVSPGGRGPFYPEPPGYESPLAEISMATEEMKEGMKFLENYGYLREEDMRDDIASISDVSAAIKLVQYNYGLRMTGRMDESTLEAMRRPRCGMYDIIADYQLSGTKWEKNHITYRIENFTPYLTEQEVRDTVRTAFGVWSDYTPLTFSEVRDRDRTDVDILVEFTSGDHGDNSPFDGRYVPGTGRGQNLAHAFQPPRDSHSYRIDGDSHFDGDEEWTLNTDRGVNLLIVAIHEFGHALGISHTPTLGAIMFPAYVYQEEPCIHPDDKAAIQELYGAQEVPNPTLPMCTIAPEKCNTREFDATLRFRGELFFFKDEYWFRVNGRTGRISGPDPVRHFWADLPKKLDAAYERVSDGKLLFFSGNQYWQYDGTTPEADNPRPLSDFGLPVSSIDGALPWRPSGKTYFFKGDQYWRYDEENARMDDGYPRPLAVWRGLRRLGRVDAVFEGATGDDHSYFFKDGKYWKYSEKLYRIARGYLNGKDIATEWLGC